Proteins encoded by one window of Cloeon dipterum chromosome 4, ieCloDipt1.1, whole genome shotgun sequence:
- the LOC135943487 gene encoding sodium/hydrogen exchanger 9B2-like isoform X1, whose translation MHKIVSPADAFYFTNMETTATAPEKTVEGVDIQTDDGGEEADKTKGYISNLWSTIRPEVLCPQYSHLMSLCLAIAGTLLTFGALISLLGNAAMPPDGGIFQLVMLTLVALALGFLASLCKLPPLLGMLIAGIMLKNVGAFNLEGTYLDAVSTLRKLAMVVILIKAGLGLDPMALKRLSCTVLRLAFCPCLLEAATVMFAANILLRMPWLWGILLGCVLGAVSPAVVVPSLLGLKEQGYGEDKGIATLVIAASSLDDIAAISLFGIFLGLIFTDQGGNLTMLILQGPIEILIGIAFGLCYGLLIVYVPHREESNIKIWRILLLLGGGILSVLGSERIGFGGAGPLGLIVAAFVASSGWLSNPNNANITKTVEGFFSTAWVIFQPILFGLIGTEIKFSELETSTLLFGLAVLFFGLCIRVTTVWLITVNGILSLKERLFIAIAWFPKATVQALLAPIALDLARETNAPEEIIHLGEQVLTIAVLSILVTAPIGAVAIKFSGPHLLNQEKKEQS comes from the exons ATGCACAAGATTGTTTCACCAG CTGACGCATTTTACTTTACCAACATGGAGACTACTGCTACCGCTCCTGAAAAAACTGTCGAAGGCGTGGATATTCAAACTGATGATGGGGGTGAAGAGGCCGATAAAACAAAAGGGTATATTTCAAATCTATGGAGCACCATCCGACCAGAAGTCCTGTGCCCCCAGTATTCCCATCTGATGAGCTTGTGCTTGGCGATCGCGGGCACCCTTTTGACTTTCGGAGCGTTAATTTCGCTACTTGGAAATGCTGCAATGCCTCCTGACGGAGGAATTTTCCAGTTGGTCATGCTTACATTAGTAGCCCTCGCACTTGGATTTTTG gcgAGCCTTTGCAAGCTCCCACCATTGTTGGGCATGCTTATTGCAGGAATCATGCTTAAAAACGTTGGAGCATTTAACCTTGAAGGTACTTACTTGGATGCTGTGTCCACTctcag GAAACTTGCCATggttgttattttaattaaagcgggATTGGGTCTTGATCCCATGGCTCTTAAGCGACTTAGCTGCACTGTACTTCGTCTTGCCTTTTGTCCTTGCCTCTTAGAGGCTGCCACTGTGATGTTTGCTGCAAACATATTGCTGAGAATGCCGTGGCTCTGGGGAATACTCCTAGG GTGCGTTCTTGGTGCGGTATCGCCGGCAGTCGTAGTTCCGTCCCTTCTTGGTCTAAAGGAGCAAGGCTATGGTGAAGATAAAGGGATTGCGACGTTGGTAATTGCTGCTTCCAGTTTGGATGACATTGCAGCCATTTCTctctttggaattttcttaggTCTTATTTTCACTGATcaag GTGGAAATCTTACAATGCTGATTTTGCAGGGGcctattgaaatattaataggAATTGCTTTTGGATTATGCTATGGACTCTTGATTGTTTATGTTCCCCACCGAGAAGAA AGCAACATAAAAATCTGGAGAATATTGCTCCTGCTTGGTGGAGGTATTTTGTCCGTGTTGGGAAGTGAACGAATTGGATTTGGCGGTGCTGGTCCCCTTGGTTTGATTGTCGCAGCATTTGTGGCATCCAGTGGATGGCTTTCAAATCCTAACAACGCAAAT ATCACCAAAACGGTTGAAGGATTTTTCTCTACGGCTTGGGttatttttcagccaattttatTTGGGCTGATCggaactgaaataaaattttcagaattggAAACTTCAACCCTGCTCTTTGGATTAGCAGTCTTATTTTTTGGCTTATGT ATTCGAGTTACAACCGTATGGCTTATCACAGTAAATGGAATACTCAGCTTGAAAGAGAGACTATTTATCGCCATCGCATGGTTTCCCAAAGCGACTGTTCAA gcTCTACTCGCGCCGATTGCCCTGGATCTTGCTAGAGAAACAAATGCACCtgaagaaataattcatttaggCGAACAGGTTTTAACTATCGCTGTGCTCTCCATCCTAGTCACCGCTCCTATTGGAGCCGTagccattaaattttcaggtccGCACCTTCTTaatcaagagaaaaaagagcaatCTTGA
- the LOC135943487 gene encoding sodium/hydrogen exchanger 9B2-like isoform X2: protein METTATAPEKTVEGVDIQTDDGGEEADKTKGYISNLWSTIRPEVLCPQYSHLMSLCLAIAGTLLTFGALISLLGNAAMPPDGGIFQLVMLTLVALALGFLASLCKLPPLLGMLIAGIMLKNVGAFNLEGTYLDAVSTLRKLAMVVILIKAGLGLDPMALKRLSCTVLRLAFCPCLLEAATVMFAANILLRMPWLWGILLGCVLGAVSPAVVVPSLLGLKEQGYGEDKGIATLVIAASSLDDIAAISLFGIFLGLIFTDQGGNLTMLILQGPIEILIGIAFGLCYGLLIVYVPHREESNIKIWRILLLLGGGILSVLGSERIGFGGAGPLGLIVAAFVASSGWLSNPNNANITKTVEGFFSTAWVIFQPILFGLIGTEIKFSELETSTLLFGLAVLFFGLCIRVTTVWLITVNGILSLKERLFIAIAWFPKATVQALLAPIALDLARETNAPEEIIHLGEQVLTIAVLSILVTAPIGAVAIKFSGPHLLNQEKKEQS from the exons ATGGAGACTACTGCTACCGCTCCTGAAAAAACTGTCGAAGGCGTGGATATTCAAACTGATGATGGGGGTGAAGAGGCCGATAAAACAAAAGGGTATATTTCAAATCTATGGAGCACCATCCGACCAGAAGTCCTGTGCCCCCAGTATTCCCATCTGATGAGCTTGTGCTTGGCGATCGCGGGCACCCTTTTGACTTTCGGAGCGTTAATTTCGCTACTTGGAAATGCTGCAATGCCTCCTGACGGAGGAATTTTCCAGTTGGTCATGCTTACATTAGTAGCCCTCGCACTTGGATTTTTG gcgAGCCTTTGCAAGCTCCCACCATTGTTGGGCATGCTTATTGCAGGAATCATGCTTAAAAACGTTGGAGCATTTAACCTTGAAGGTACTTACTTGGATGCTGTGTCCACTctcag GAAACTTGCCATggttgttattttaattaaagcgggATTGGGTCTTGATCCCATGGCTCTTAAGCGACTTAGCTGCACTGTACTTCGTCTTGCCTTTTGTCCTTGCCTCTTAGAGGCTGCCACTGTGATGTTTGCTGCAAACATATTGCTGAGAATGCCGTGGCTCTGGGGAATACTCCTAGG GTGCGTTCTTGGTGCGGTATCGCCGGCAGTCGTAGTTCCGTCCCTTCTTGGTCTAAAGGAGCAAGGCTATGGTGAAGATAAAGGGATTGCGACGTTGGTAATTGCTGCTTCCAGTTTGGATGACATTGCAGCCATTTCTctctttggaattttcttaggTCTTATTTTCACTGATcaag GTGGAAATCTTACAATGCTGATTTTGCAGGGGcctattgaaatattaataggAATTGCTTTTGGATTATGCTATGGACTCTTGATTGTTTATGTTCCCCACCGAGAAGAA AGCAACATAAAAATCTGGAGAATATTGCTCCTGCTTGGTGGAGGTATTTTGTCCGTGTTGGGAAGTGAACGAATTGGATTTGGCGGTGCTGGTCCCCTTGGTTTGATTGTCGCAGCATTTGTGGCATCCAGTGGATGGCTTTCAAATCCTAACAACGCAAAT ATCACCAAAACGGTTGAAGGATTTTTCTCTACGGCTTGGGttatttttcagccaattttatTTGGGCTGATCggaactgaaataaaattttcagaattggAAACTTCAACCCTGCTCTTTGGATTAGCAGTCTTATTTTTTGGCTTATGT ATTCGAGTTACAACCGTATGGCTTATCACAGTAAATGGAATACTCAGCTTGAAAGAGAGACTATTTATCGCCATCGCATGGTTTCCCAAAGCGACTGTTCAA gcTCTACTCGCGCCGATTGCCCTGGATCTTGCTAGAGAAACAAATGCACCtgaagaaataattcatttaggCGAACAGGTTTTAACTATCGCTGTGCTCTCCATCCTAGTCACCGCTCCTATTGGAGCCGTagccattaaattttcaggtccGCACCTTCTTaatcaagagaaaaaagagcaatCTTGA
- the LOC135943487 gene encoding sodium/hydrogen exchanger 9B2-like isoform X3 — MSLCLAIAGTLLTFGALISLLGNAAMPPDGGIFQLVMLTLVALALGFLASLCKLPPLLGMLIAGIMLKNVGAFNLEGTYLDAVSTLRKLAMVVILIKAGLGLDPMALKRLSCTVLRLAFCPCLLEAATVMFAANILLRMPWLWGILLGCVLGAVSPAVVVPSLLGLKEQGYGEDKGIATLVIAASSLDDIAAISLFGIFLGLIFTDQGGNLTMLILQGPIEILIGIAFGLCYGLLIVYVPHREESNIKIWRILLLLGGGILSVLGSERIGFGGAGPLGLIVAAFVASSGWLSNPNNANITKTVEGFFSTAWVIFQPILFGLIGTEIKFSELETSTLLFGLAVLFFGLCIRVTTVWLITVNGILSLKERLFIAIAWFPKATVQALLAPIALDLARETNAPEEIIHLGEQVLTIAVLSILVTAPIGAVAIKFSGPHLLNQEKKEQS, encoded by the exons ATGAGCTTGTGCTTGGCGATCGCGGGCACCCTTTTGACTTTCGGAGCGTTAATTTCGCTACTTGGAAATGCTGCAATGCCTCCTGACGGAGGAATTTTCCAGTTGGTCATGCTTACATTAGTAGCCCTCGCACTTGGATTTTTG gcgAGCCTTTGCAAGCTCCCACCATTGTTGGGCATGCTTATTGCAGGAATCATGCTTAAAAACGTTGGAGCATTTAACCTTGAAGGTACTTACTTGGATGCTGTGTCCACTctcag GAAACTTGCCATggttgttattttaattaaagcgggATTGGGTCTTGATCCCATGGCTCTTAAGCGACTTAGCTGCACTGTACTTCGTCTTGCCTTTTGTCCTTGCCTCTTAGAGGCTGCCACTGTGATGTTTGCTGCAAACATATTGCTGAGAATGCCGTGGCTCTGGGGAATACTCCTAGG GTGCGTTCTTGGTGCGGTATCGCCGGCAGTCGTAGTTCCGTCCCTTCTTGGTCTAAAGGAGCAAGGCTATGGTGAAGATAAAGGGATTGCGACGTTGGTAATTGCTGCTTCCAGTTTGGATGACATTGCAGCCATTTCTctctttggaattttcttaggTCTTATTTTCACTGATcaag GTGGAAATCTTACAATGCTGATTTTGCAGGGGcctattgaaatattaataggAATTGCTTTTGGATTATGCTATGGACTCTTGATTGTTTATGTTCCCCACCGAGAAGAA AGCAACATAAAAATCTGGAGAATATTGCTCCTGCTTGGTGGAGGTATTTTGTCCGTGTTGGGAAGTGAACGAATTGGATTTGGCGGTGCTGGTCCCCTTGGTTTGATTGTCGCAGCATTTGTGGCATCCAGTGGATGGCTTTCAAATCCTAACAACGCAAAT ATCACCAAAACGGTTGAAGGATTTTTCTCTACGGCTTGGGttatttttcagccaattttatTTGGGCTGATCggaactgaaataaaattttcagaattggAAACTTCAACCCTGCTCTTTGGATTAGCAGTCTTATTTTTTGGCTTATGT ATTCGAGTTACAACCGTATGGCTTATCACAGTAAATGGAATACTCAGCTTGAAAGAGAGACTATTTATCGCCATCGCATGGTTTCCCAAAGCGACTGTTCAA gcTCTACTCGCGCCGATTGCCCTGGATCTTGCTAGAGAAACAAATGCACCtgaagaaataattcatttaggCGAACAGGTTTTAACTATCGCTGTGCTCTCCATCCTAGTCACCGCTCCTATTGGAGCCGTagccattaaattttcaggtccGCACCTTCTTaatcaagagaaaaaagagcaatCTTGA